The genomic segment TTACAGGCTTCCCCCTCTCCCGCCCTGGCGCTCTGCTCAAGCTCTTTTGCCAGTGAGGTAAACCCTGAGAAACCAACCGAGCCCGCAGAGCCCTTGAGCCAGTGTGCCAGCCGGGCCAGCTCAGCAAGATCCCCACTCTCAAGGGCGTTGCTCATCGCCACCAGCTGGCCATTGAGTTTGTGCACAAACTTCTCAACCAGGGGCTTAAATTTAGGATTTTTCAAAGCAAGCTCTGAATAGATAAAGTCTGAAGTTTCAGGTTGCGCCAGAGGCTTTGGATCAGGCTGTGACTCGGGCCTGGTCTCAAGCTCAGTGGCTCCGAGGAGCGAAGCCAACAGTTTAAGAAGCTTGTCGATCTGGATCGGCTTACTCATATAACCTGAGTAGCCGGCATCCAGGCAACGCTGCTCAATGCCTTTCATCGCATGGGCGGTGAGCGCGATCACCGGAAGCTCCAACCCCTGCTCACGCATCTTACACACCGAGGTGTAACCATCCATATTTGGCATCTGCACATCCATCAGCACCAGATCGTAGGCCTTGCGGCTGACTGCGCGCAGCGCCTGTGCCCCATCATGGGCTTCATCCGCTGCTATTCCCTGCTCGGCCAGTACCAGCTTGATGAGTTCACGATTTTCCAGGCCATCATCCACCACCAACACCTGTGCATCCGGGAACTCCCAGTTTTGTCCGCGAAGATCCTGCTCGGGCTCGGGCTGGGCCAGCAGTTGCTCGGGGCTCAGAAGCTCACCGACCGAGTCTTTGTCGAGCTCAAAAACCATGATAAAAGAGCTGCCCACCCCAGGCTCACTCTCTATCCGGATCTCTCCCCCCAGTGCCATCACAAATTTTCGGCTAATCGCCAGCCCCAAACCGGTGCCACCAAAACGGCGAGTGATGGAACTATCGGCTTGGACAAAGGGATCAAAGACACTTTGTTGCTGCTGCTGCGTCATCCCGATACCACTGTCTTTAACCTCCAGCTCCAGCTCCCGGGTGGCCGGATTGAAGCGGGTTATGATGCTCACTCCCCCTTTTTCGGTAAACTTGATCGCATTGCCAACCAGGTTGATCAGGATCTGGCGCATTCGGGCGGGATCACTGTGGATCTGGCTTGGCATCTCCCCCTGAGGCTCATAGCAAAGGGTTATCCCTTTTTGCTCGGCGCGCACCCTGAGCACCTGGATCACATCCCAGATAATCTTGTGCAGGCTGGTTTGGGTCTGCTCAACCTCGATATGCCCCGCCTCCACCTTGGAGAGATCCAGAATATCGTTGATCAGATCTAAAAGATGGGTGCCATTGGTGAGTATGGTATCCAGGTAGTGGCGGCTTTGCTGAGCGCTCTTGCCATAACCACGCTGCAGCGCCTCGGTGAAGCCCAGGATTGCATTCATCGGGGTGCGGATCTCATGACTCATGTTGGCCAGAAAATCACTCTTGGCCCGGTTCGCCGCCTCCGCTTCCTCCTTGGATTGGCGCAGCTGAACCTCTTTCTCTTCAAGCTCTGTAATATCATCAAAACTAACCAACACCCCGCCCGCCTTACCCTCATCGGCAAGAACCGGCGAGCAGTTCACCATGAAGGTACGGCTCTCATTTGACAGCTCCAACTTGAGCATCCGGTTGGTCTGGGTCTGTCCTTCCTCAAGGGCCAGGCTCCAGGGATAGTCACTGCTTTCGGCTTGTGCCCCATCGAGCCGCCTCCAGGCCAGACGCTCAATCGCATAGCCCATCAGGCTTGCCGGGCTGCGATCCAGCAGGGAGGCAAAAGCACGGTTGGCCAAAACGATCTGCTCCTTGCGATCCAGAACCACCAGGCCTTCTGCCATGGTATCCAGGGCCGATCGAACCCTATCGGGGATCGCCTGGTTGGGATCTAAATGTTTGAGCATCCTGCCGAGGTAAAGATAATAGAGGATAAACAGGCAAGCGCTGGCAAACAGAATAAACTGCACCAAAGGGCGCTTGAAGAACCCCAGCCAACCGCCACTAAACAGGGGTTTAAACTGAAGTTCAACCTCGCCCCAGACCTGCTTTCCCGCCATCACTGGCACCTGCATATAGGTATCGGCAGATAACTGACTCACATCCTGGCCAGGCCACTGGCTGCGATGCTGCCCCACATCGATGACCAATCGCTGGTCGGCACGTCTGACCCCGGCCGATAGCAGCTCGGGATTGCGTGAAACCACCAGCTTGAGGGTTGACTCCAACCGGCTCAGATCCGACTGAGTAATGAGGCTGGAGCTATTGGCGGCGATCGCTTCGGCAAGTGCCACCCTGTCCTTGAGCTTGATGGTTTGTGGGTCGGGAAGCACCCCGATCAACATGGCGATCAGTACCACACTCACCAGCATACCGATCTGACCCAGGGCGATTCTGGATTTGGTACTTCGGGCAAAAAAAAGGCGTTTGATTCTATCCATCCCTGGTCTTATCCTCCGCGGCTGTATCCTGGTCTGGTGTTTCGTCGGGCTTTTGGTGATCGGCCACAATATCCTGGAGTCGTTCCTGCTCCTCGGGAGTTTTCTCTTCACTCAGATCTGCAGAGTGGGAGAGGATCGGCAGAGGATCGATAAAGCGCCAGGCTGGCAACGAGCTCAGGACGGTACTGAGCAGCACCCCGCTTCGGGCCAGCCAGATCACATAACCTATCGACAGGCCGGTCGACAACGCAATCGAGCCGCCAATCAAGGTGGTCTCAACCTTCATACTCTGCTGAGCCCGCTCGTTCAAATCATTGAGCCCATGAATAAAATCACTTGAGTCATAAAGGGCAAGGGGAGCAAGCTTGGAGCTCAGCAAGCGACTGAAGGTAGTCGTGGTGAAAAGGTCACGCTTGACGGTAACCCCAACCTCGGAGTCAGACTCCTGGCCCCGGGATTGCAGCTCATCCTGTACCAGGGAGTCGGCAACCTGGTGGGTCAGTTGTGACAGGGAGAAGGGGGAAATGGCATTGGCTATCAAGTTGTCAAACTCCCCGCTATCCGCCATCACGGGAATATCATCCTGCGCTTCATCAGCAAGCAGAGCCTCACTCTCATCGAGAGACTCTTCCGTGCTCTCATCCTCTTCAGCCACCTCTGCCTCCTGCTGCACCAGAGCAATCGGGGTCGGAATTGGAGTCACAACCAGCGACAGCGGGCTACTGGTCACAGCCTCTGCTGTGCCTCTTTGGTCCTGGTAGCTCAGAGTCACCGTTAGCT from the Dongshaea marina genome contains:
- a CDS encoding response regulator, giving the protein MDRIKRLFFARSTKSRIALGQIGMLVSVVLIAMLIGVLPDPQTIKLKDRVALAEAIAANSSSLITQSDLSRLESTLKLVVSRNPELLSAGVRRADQRLVIDVGQHRSQWPGQDVSQLSADTYMQVPVMAGKQVWGEVELQFKPLFSGGWLGFFKRPLVQFILFASACLFILYYLYLGRMLKHLDPNQAIPDRVRSALDTMAEGLVVLDRKEQIVLANRAFASLLDRSPASLMGYAIERLAWRRLDGAQAESSDYPWSLALEEGQTQTNRMLKLELSNESRTFMVNCSPVLADEGKAGGVLVSFDDITELEEKEVQLRQSKEEAEAANRAKSDFLANMSHEIRTPMNAILGFTEALQRGYGKSAQQSRHYLDTILTNGTHLLDLINDILDLSKVEAGHIEVEQTQTSLHKIIWDVIQVLRVRAEQKGITLCYEPQGEMPSQIHSDPARMRQILINLVGNAIKFTEKGGVSIITRFNPATRELELEVKDSGIGMTQQQQQSVFDPFVQADSSITRRFGGTGLGLAISRKFVMALGGEIRIESEPGVGSSFIMVFELDKDSVGELLSPEQLLAQPEPEQDLRGQNWEFPDAQVLVVDDGLENRELIKLVLAEQGIAADEAHDGAQALRAVSRKAYDLVLMDVQMPNMDGYTSVCKMREQGLELPVIALTAHAMKGIEQRCLDAGYSGYMSKPIQIDKLLKLLASLLGATELETRPESQPDPKPLAQPETSDFIYSELALKNPKFKPLVEKFVHKLNGQLVAMSNALESGDLAELARLAHWLKGSAGSVGFSGFTSLAKELEQSARAGEGEACKSQLVEITALRDRISIEPEAAPQPQVREHKWEIPERVESSLATQGERFRAIVEKFIPRLEQKVSEMANALEAKESQQLSELAHWLKGAGGSVGFELFTEPAAELEVAAKHSEWAKCQQLLEIIQIICSRINLN